The following proteins are co-located in the Vicia villosa cultivar HV-30 ecotype Madison, WI unplaced genomic scaffold, Vvil1.0 ctg.001053F_1_1_1, whole genome shotgun sequence genome:
- the LOC131632945 gene encoding probable pectate lyase 22, with protein MNTFSSSIFFLFSLLIPSLISSSTIQDPHSVTQEVNRKINGSLARRNLGYLSCGSGNPIDDCWRCDPNWENNRQRLADCAIGFGKNAIGGKNGKIYVVTDSGNDDPVTPKPGTLRYAVIQEEPLWIIFARDMVIQLKEELIMNSFKTIDGRGASVHIAGGPCITIQYVTNVIIHGIHIHDCKQGGNAMVRDSPGHYGWRTVSDGDGVSIFGGSHIWVDHCSLSNCNDGLIDAIHGSTAITISNNYMTHHDKVMLLGHSDSYTQDKNMQVTIAFNHFGEGLVQRMPRCRHGYFHVVNNDYTHWEMYAIGGSANPTINSQGNKFVAPDDRFSKEVTKHEDAPDGEWKGWNWRSDGDLMLNGAFFTPSGAGRGAASSYARASSLSARPSSLVGTITTGAGVLGCKKGSRC; from the exons atgaatacattctcttcttccattttcttcctcttctctctcCTCATACCTTCTCTCATTTCCTCTTCAACCATTCAAGATCCTCATTCTGTCACTCAAGAAGTTAACCG AAAAATCAATGGCTCATTAGCTAGGAGGAACTTGGGGTACTTATCATGTGGAAGTGGAAACCCAATTGATGATTGTTGGAGATGTGACCCAAACTGGGAAAACAACAGACAGAGACTAGCAGATTGCGCAATTGGTTTCGGCAAGAACGCTATCGGTGGCAAAAACGGTAAAATCTATGTTGTAACCGACTCCGGCAACGATGATCCCGTGACACCGAAGCCCGGTACACTCCGTTACGCCGTGATTCAGGAAGAACCGTTGTGGATTATATTTGCAAGAGACATGGTGATTCAACTAAAAGAAGAACTCATAATGAATTCTTTTAAGACAATTGATGGAAGAGGAGCAAGTGTTCACATTGCTGGTGGTCCTTGTATTACAATTCAGTATGTTACCAATGTTATCATACATGGTATTCATATTCATGACTGTAAACAAGGTGGGAATGCTATGGTGAGGGACTCCCCAGGACATTACGGGTGGAGAACAGTATCGGACGGTGATGGTGTGTCGATTTTTGGTGGGAGTCATATTTGGGTGGATCATTGTTCTTTGTCTAACTGTAATGATGGTTTGATTGATGCTATCCATGGGTCTACTGCTATTACTATTTCTAACAATTACATGACTCATCATGATAAAGTTATGCTTTTGGGTCATAGTGATAGTTATACTCAAGACAAGAACATGCAGGTTACTATTGCTTTTAATCACTTTGGTGAAGGCCTTGTTCAAAGAATGCCAAG ATGTAGGCATGGTTATTTCCATGTGGTGAACAATGACTATACTCATTGGGAAATGTATGCTATTGGAGGAAGTGCCAATCCAACAATCAACAGTCAAGGAAACAAATTTGTTGCTCCTGATGACAGATTCAGCAAGGAG GTGACAAAGCATGAGGATGCACCGGATGGAGAATGGAAGGGATGGAATTGGAGATCCGACGGTGATTTAATGTTGAATGGCGCGTTTTTCACGCCATCGGGCGCAGGAAGAGGAGCGGCTTCAAGCTATGCAAGAGCATCAAGTTTAAGTGCACGACCATCTTCGCTAGTGGGAACAATAACAACGGGTGCTGGTGTACTCGGTTGTAAAAAGGGCTCTCGTTGTTGA